A genomic region of Bombus fervidus isolate BK054 chromosome 17, iyBomFerv1, whole genome shotgun sequence contains the following coding sequences:
- the Wdr81 gene encoding WD repeat domain 81 produces MDVMTKELLVPTKYIKVIDGRICLTIHKNWLTSLVNTGPISFINHERLSEDEIAAYPTLEDLGPDWIRIYVRIYEKQHKYAVPLPRGRNINGNTHSDLTYSQLMHYVAETNYRNLWKECYKKYYSPWNCIEHKEQYNITANVSDIWIMQEVLQKMYGCTLVQIQNGSVVSVLPGTPNEIHCNLLPILFAIETTSAFLTLHEQTAEYSLRECVMYSPAALSMSHGKPLFLIYQLLQLSRDLHDRGLVLGEITLSDILLMDNFTIQVLPKVNDNIYIKPENEHFKVSTSQEIKVKNFNGSRKNLDPISSNSIVQENFKFGINANIEKLCEMWVYNCISNYDYLTALNNLAGRRYGDPSCHHVMPWVTDFTSRCGGNWRDLTKSKFRLNKGDRQLDLTFDSQSTEVGHHVSDVLSEITYYVYLSRRYNKSVLCKYVRSQWVPGEYPASIQRLHDWSPDECIPQFFTDPRVFKSIHEDLPDLEIPSWATSPEDFIERHREALESFHVSERLHHWIDLTFGYKLSGSAAVKSKNVCLQLVDNHTTLTNSGIVQLFTQPHPQKIIPSPYWCKIPPRLRSSFSVNKYKSDQSGNRTSDDEGHSSGLEEEELPTSIINTSRSSPLVLSRLLSRSRGSLLTTEDNAKQDKSTSQTIILPKDYNPVTAILHVETMHAFMNKVSSQVYKPQFELHESSTNYKQIVASGRIKEQQILGCLILEIFLSNKFRATWNVEKVSFAKRLATCLNILKMSADSLPKCVRNAVALLLQVDIIPNSYDIDNIEVTDMPFRYPTITHMGLPPPSAHQFLQPILSGSLFPFSKYYKYLFNIVEMLQEYNNLVRELNFIMKSEEDIDFICKTKTKFLCKISECKVKAIARELEHVLFHTGVAREAYLELIMPHIQQVMEEPYSAVLAAWHLFDPIAKALGPRDTAQTFLLSIMKLYENGSFIDNFAHADILPSGLIAKLKTTRLYHRNFLLKLMVRLGLRRFLENFIAPLVEAVGGYRDYVQGSSTYIHKTGNLKSCDLSGICNDGEGILSPLDEDFSADSEHNITLSPVPITSDYARDINSADNDVEEVFTMETEESSWISLNSGATYDIDLNVDLSLNLNDDLNEEGSKISPLKSVKSPTIPIPKISHCSSKSLTEFSNIGCHVGSKTSNDEFTYGGFGHPTNTSEETCIIGVEEQNSAILKMDDNKSSTAEHENIQLDHTYQKSTSNECTTSEMSAESIIWLSHRLGPVLTARYLSRNLLRMLTLCYTGKENLTITDDTSLSIEGIPWNKKVLLGDHNANKVLECLAAIAGLYGEQIIVLQYFAHMVELLALCKRKLTQNLEGGLISCLTLLNHITPYLSDAVLMDILHEPIVKAILYPTVRILSSTRFTFPNGIIARSIMTEKCLETLFMFSLRLGSVITRNHLAVPIQRFFLAFDKSFNQDVTENVKDEIHQKTISEHFISVKILNEDNRDILGPQTNFNQDVADSYSPPVVENIDASDSQKNKALEELKAVFTTEFAHKTYMLFYKCIDSEVMEQILKNHEHIRNLCHKYEQETKTTFNTDDNKYNTSYSNYNVTGNTEIKNKDAVNFENISVVGNRFAVQTNDVGDYVTSENIISNREANCSLSNGRQLRGNWLAYWEHEIGRSEKDTAFNIKQIKLQTFSGHTNSIRCLYVLDNENSFMSGGRDKTVKLWSLRSQGDGNTVTSCQYTYTGHKKSILALTFLESLRYVVTCDGTIHCWDPFMGSLLGCPESSRPVPVNTLAASPPPCTTLLVGTTDITLRVIDCRTFQYVNEMKVSVNPTGLIRCIAVAPSGYWVALGQASGFLTILDIRTGLIIASWKGHECEILQLEAINETTLISSSLDETIAVWSALDGKLKFHMKGSTEPVHCMTTYEQELVIGTTANRIGVYTSIETTASFSSSKLKSDTFKGLLTTMAVLPLNRLLLLGADNGGITLIC; encoded by the exons ATGGATGTAATGACAAAAGAGTTGCTTGTAcccacaaaatatataaaagtaatagatGGTAGAATTTGTTTAactattcataaaaattggcTAACCAGTTTAGTTAACACAGGTCCAATCTCTTTTATTAATCATGAACGATTAAGTGAAGATGAAATTGCAGCTTATCCTACACTTGAAGATCTGGGTCCAGACTGGATAAGAATATATGTTAGA ATCTATGAAAAACAGCATAAATATGCTGTTCCACTCCCAAGAGGAAGGAATATAAATGGAAATACTCATTCAGATCTAACATATTCACAATTAATGCACTATGTTGCAGAAACTAATTATCGAAATTTGTggaaagaatgttataaaaagtattaca GTCCATGGAATTGCATAGAACATAAAgaacaatacaatataactgCTAATGTAAGTGATATATGGATTATGCAAGAAGTATTGCAAAAAATGTATGGTTGTACTTTGGTACAAATACAAAATGGATCAGTGGTATCTGTGTTGCCTGGTACACCAAACGAAATACATTGCAATCTTCTTCCAATATTGTTTGCTATTGAAACTACATCTGCCTTCTTAACATTACATGAACAAACTGCAGAATATTCTCTCCGTGA GTGTGTAATGTACAGTCCTGCTGCTTTAAGTATGAGTCATGGAAAACcattgtttttaatatatcaGCTATTACAATTATCTAGAGACTTACATGATCGGGGTTTAGTATTAGGTGAAATTACCCTTAGTGATATATTACTTATGGATAATTTTACTATTCAG GTGTTACCAAAAGTAAatgacaatatatatataaaacctGAAAATGAACATTTCAAAGTTTCTACTAGTCAggaaattaaagtaaaaaattttaatggcAGTAGAAAGAATTTAGATCCAATTTCATCAAATTCTATAgtgcaagaaaattttaaatttggaataaatgcaaatattgaaaaattgtgtGAAATGTGGGTGTATAATTGTATTAGTAATTACGATTATTTAACTGCACTGAATAATTTGGCTGGTAGAAGATACGGTGATCCAAGTTGTCATCATGTAATGCCTTGGGTCACAGATTTTACATCAAGATGTGGTGGTAATTGGAGAGATTTGACAAAATCTAAATTTCGATTGAACAAAGGTGACAGACAATTAGATTTAACATTTGATTCACAATCGACTGAA GTGGGGCATCATGTATCCGATGTATTATCAGAAATCACGTACTACGTTTATCTTTCTCGTCGCTATAATAAATCTGTCCTTTGTAAATATGTACGATCACAATGGGTGCCAGGTGAATATCCTGCCTCGATACAAAGGTTACATGATTGGAGTCCAGATGAATGTATACCGCAATTTTTTACTGATCCTAGAGTTTTTAAG tcCATTCATGAAGATTTGCCAGATTTAGAAATTCCTAGTTGGGCAACATCTCCAGAAGATTTTATTGAAAGACATAGAGAAGCTTTAGAAAGTTTTCATGTTTCTGAAAGATTACATCACTGGATAGATCTAACTTTTGGttataa ATTATCCGGTTCAGCAGCAGTAAAATCTAAAAACGTCTGTTTGCAACTTGTTGACAATCATACTACTTTAACTAACTCTGGAATTGTTCAACTTTTTACACAACCACATCCTCAGAAAATCATTCCTTCACCTTATTGGTGTAAGATCCCACCCCGACTACGCTCATCTTTCTCAGTTAATAAGTATA aaagtGATCAATCTGGGAATAGAACTAGTGATGATGAAGGTCATAGTTCTGGacttgaagaagaagaattacCAACatcaattataaatacatcGAGATCGTCTCCTTTGGTCTTAAGTCGATTGTTAAGTCGTTCTCGAGGTTCTTTACTCACTACTGAAGACAATGCTAAACAAGATAAATCTACAAGTCAGACAATAATTCTTCCAAAAGATTATAACCCTGTTACAGCTATTTTGCATGTGGAAACTATGCATGCATTTATGAATAAAGTAAGCTCTCAAGTTTATAAACCGCAATTTGAGTTACATGAGTCATCCACAAATTACAAACAAATTGTGGCTAGTGGACGTATTAAGGAACAACAAATTCTCGGTTGTttaattttggaaatatttttgtctaATAAATTTCGAGCAACATGGAATGTTGAAAAAGTATCATTTGCAAAAAGACTTGCTACATGCTTAAACATCTTGAAAATGTCGGCTGATAGCCTACCTAAATGTGTAAGAAATGCTGTTGCCTTATTGCTTCAAGTTGATATTATACCAAATAGTTATGATATTGATAACATAGAA GTAACTGATATGCCTTTTCGTTACCCAACTATTACACACATGGGTCTACCTCCACCATCTGCACATCAATTTTTACAACCAATACTTTCTGGAAGTTTGTTTCCATTTTCcaagtattataaatatctgtttaatattgtagaaatgttacaagaatataataatttagttcgtgaattaaattttataatgaagTCTGAAGAAGATATAGATTTTATATGTAAGACGAAAACAAAATTCCTTTGTAAGATCAGTGAATGTAAAGTTAAAGCAATTGCAAGAGAATTAGAACATGTATTGTTCCATACTGGAGTTGCAAGGGAAGCATATTTAGAACTAATAATGCCTCATATACAGCAAGTAATGGAAGAACCATATAGTGCTGTTTTGGCTGCATGGCATTTATTTGATCCTATTGCTAA AGCATTGGGTCCTCGAGATACTGCacaaacatttcttttatccattatgaaattatatgaaaatggTTCCTTTATAGATAATTTTGCTCATGCTGATATTCTCCCTTCAGGATTAATAGCAAAATTGAAAACTACGCGTTTATATCATAGAAATTTCTTGCTTAAGCTTATGGTAAGATTGGGTCTACGACGATTTCtggaaaattttattgcacCTCTTGTGGAAGCAGTTGGAGGCTATAGAGATTATGTGCAAGGATCTTCaacatatattcataaaactgGCAATCTCAA AAGTTGTGATTTAAGTGGGATATGTAATGATGGAGAAGGAATTTTATCTCCTTTAGATGAGGATTTTTCTGCAGATTCAGAacataatattactttatcaCCTGTACCTATAACTAGTGACTATGCACGTGATATAAATTCAGCTGACAATGACGTTGAGG AAGTATTTACaatggaaacagaagaaagTTCTTGGATATCTCTAAATTCTGGTGCAACATATGATATTGATCTAAATGTTGATTTGAGTTTGAATCTAAATGATGATTTAAATGAAGAGGGAAGCAAAATTTCACCACTGAAATCTGTTAAATCGCCAACAATTCCTATACCAAAAATATCCCATTGTTCCAGTAAATCTCTGACAGAGTTTAGTAATATTGGTTGTCATGTTGGAAGTAAGACTTCTAATGATGAATTTACTTATGGTGGATTTGGCCACCCTACTAATACTTCTGAGGAAACATGTATTATAGGAGTTGAAGAACAAAATtctgcaatattaaaaatggatgATAATAAATCTAGCACTGCAGAACATGAAAATATCCAATTGGATCACACTTATCAAAAATCTACATCAAATGAGTGCACAACCTCTGAAATGAGTGCTGAATCTATTATCTGGTTGTCTCATCGACTTGGTCCTGTGCTTACTGCCCGATATTTATCACGAAATTTATTGAGAATGCTTACATTATGTTACACTGGGAAAGAGAACTTAACAATAACCGATGATACTTCCTTGTCTATTGAAGGTATTCCCTGGAATAAGAAAGTTTTACTTGGTGATCATAATGCTAACAAAGTTTTGGAATGTCTTGCAGCTATTGCag gtTTATATGGAGAACAAATTATAGTATTGCAATATTTTGCACACATGGTAGAACTTCTAGCATTgtgtaaaagaaaattgacACAAAATTTAGAAGGGGGACTTATTTCATGTTTAACCCTTTTAAACCATATTACGCCATATCTTAGTGATGCAGTACTGATGGATATACTTCAT GAACCAATCGTGAAAGCAATACTGTATCCTACAGTTCGTATATTATCATCTACAAGATTTACTTTCCCCAATGGTATAATCGCACGTTCGATAATGACAGAAAAATGTTTAGAAACTTTATTTATGTTTAGTTTACGATTGGGTAGTGTCATTACAAGAAATCATTTAGCTGTACCTATTCAACGTTTTTTTTTAGCATTTGATAAATCATTTAATCAAGATGTTACAGAAAATGTTAAGGATGAAATTCACCAAAAAACAATAAGTGAGCACTTTATAAG tgTAAAGATTTTAAATGAAGATAATAGAGATATTCTGGGACctcaaacaaattttaatcaagatgTTGCTGATTCTTATTCTCCCCCAGTTGTAGAAAATATAGATGCCTCTGATTCTCAAAAGAATAAG GCACTTGAAGAACTAAAAGCTGTATTTACAACAGAATTTGCTCATAAAACATATATGctcttttataaatgtattgaTAGTGAAGTAATGGAACAAATACTTAAAAATCATGAACATATACGCAATTTATGTCATAAATATGAGCAAGAAACAAAAACGACTTTTAACACTg ATGATAACAAGTATAATACATCATACAGCAATTATAATGTAACGGGAAATacggaaattaaaaataaagatgcagttaattttgaaaatatatcagTTGTGGGAAATAGGTTTGCTGTGCAAACGAATGACGTCGGGGATTATGTTACTTCAGAAAACATAATATCTAATCGTGAAGCAAATTGTTCTTTATCAAATGGAAGACAGTTACGAGGAAATTGGTTAGCATATTGGGAACATGAAATTGGAAGATCAGAAAAAGATACAgcatttaatataaaacaaataaaactcCAAACTTTTAGCGGTCATACTAATAGTATTAGATGCCTATATGTGTTAGATAATGAGAATAGTTTTATGAGTGGAGGAAGAGATAAAACTGTGAAATTATGGAGTTTAAGAAGTCag ggGGATGGAAACACTGTCACATCTTGTCAGTATACTTATACTGGACATAAAAAGTCGATCCTTGCCCTTACATTCCTAGAATCTTTACGATATGTAGTTACCTGTGATGGCACAATTCATTGCTGGGATCCTTTTATGGGTTCCCTTCTCGGATGTCCAGAAAGCTCACGTCCAGTCCCTGTAAATACACTAGCTGCAAGTCCTCCCCCATGTACAACTTTACTTGTGGGTACAACTGATATTACTCTGAGAGTTATTGATTGTAGAACATTTCAGTatgtaaatgaaatgaaa GTATCTGTAAATCCAACAGGTTTGATTCGATGCATTGCAGTAGCACCTAGTGGTTATTGGGTAGCATTGGGTCAAGCATCAggttttttaacaattttagatATTCGTACTGGACTTATTATTGCATCTTGGAAAGGCCATGAATGTGAA ATATTACAATTAGAGGCAATTAATGAAACTACATTAATTAGTTCTTCACTAGATGAAACTATTGCCGTATGGAGTGCACTAGATGGGaaactaaaatttcatatgaa ggGCTCTACAGAACCAGTTCATTGCATGACTACGTATGAACAAGAATTAGTTATAGGAACAACTGCAAATCGGATAGGAGTTTACACATCCATAGAAACAACAGCTTCATTTTCATCATCAAAATTAAAGTCTGATACTTTCAAAGGTCTCCTTACGACAATGGCGGTTCTCCCTCTTAATAGATTATTGCTATTAGGTGCAGATAATGGTGGAATAacattaatttgttaa